A genomic segment from Glycine soja cultivar W05 chromosome 18, ASM419377v2, whole genome shotgun sequence encodes:
- the LOC114396785 gene encoding putative zinc transporter At3g08650 gives MAPNLRPRLCVPLLFLLLSFLMNSNAELDHQVSHKVIAAPHKDVGTNVIDGTGVENAFNFENANSVVGSRKGGSSKVSVSTVALFTLAMAAATGLGAVPFFFVELDPQWAGLCNGMAAGVMLAASFDLIQEGQEFGAGNWVVTGILAGGIFIWLCKKFLEQYGEVSMLDLKGADATKVVLVIGIMTLHSFGEGSGVGVSFAGSKGFTQGLLVTLAIAVHNIPEGLAVSMVLASRGVSPQNAMLWSIITSLPQPIVAVPSFICADAFSKFLPFCTGFAAGCMIWMVIAEVLPDAFKEASASQVASAATLSVAFMEALSTFFQNFSHDYNSEDASGFFVSLLFGLGPLLGGIILVVFALALRLQHALLMGTACGIAFVLGAWRPVQLILSSKLGLFPVLLLLAMGAAFIHVSSSGVLKVAASKKASVNDLPTLTGFPLSVHTLQSFISCGAVAFHALAEGLALGVAAPKAYGLGRHMVLPVSLHGLPRGAAVASCIFGATDSWHGSLATAAIIGFMGPISAIGAILTGIDYSGLDHIMVLACGGLIPSFGNVVKRALSLDKRKSTCGLIMGIGFATLCLTFTRLVCLHTPYCNSAPEAVR, from the exons ATGGCTCCAAATCTGAGGCCAAGATTATGTGTTCccttgttgtttttgttgttgagtTTTCTCATGAATTCTAATGCGGAATTGGATCATCAAGTTTCACATAAGGTCATAGCTGCTCCTCATAAAGATGTAGGGACAAATGTAATTGATGGCACCGGTGTAGAGAATGCTTTTAATTTTGAGAATGCCAATAGTGTGGTGGGTAGTCGGAAGGGTGGAAGCAGTAAGGTTTCGGTTTCGACGGTTGCGTTGTTTACTCTGGCGATGGCAGCTGCCACTGGCTTAGGTGCCGTGCCATTCTTCTTTGTGGAGCTTGATCCGCAGTGGGCTGGATTATGCAATGGAATGGCTGCAGGTGTCATGTTGGCTGCGAGCTTTGATTTGATCCAAGAAGGGCAGGAGTTTGGTGCAGGAAATTGGGTTGTCACTGGGATTCTTGCTGGTGGAATCTTTATTTGGCTATGTAAGAAG TTTCTTGAGCAGTATGGGGAAGTAAGCATGTTGGATTTAAAAGGTGCTGATGCTACCAAAGTTGTTCTTGTTATTGGAATAATGACTCTCCATTCTTTTGGAGAGGGATCTGGTGTTGGGGTCTCATTTGCTGGGTCAAAGGGTTTCACTCAAGGCCTGTTGGTAACTTTGGCTATTGCGGTACACAACATTCCTGAGGGCTTAGCTGTGAGCATGGTGCTTGCATCAAGGGGCGTCTCTCCACAGAATGCTATGTTATGGAGCATAATTACATCTTTACCCCAG CCAATTGTAGCCGTTCCTTCATTTATTTGTGCTGATGCATTCAGCAAGTTTCTTCCTTTTTGTACGGGATTTGCTGCTGGATGCATGATTTGGATGGTCATTGCGGAAGTGCTTCCTGATGCTTTCAAG GAAGCCTCAGCTTCACAGGTTGCATCAGCTGCAACCCTTTCTGTAGCATTTATGGAAGCTCTCAGCACCTTCTTCCAGAATTTCAGTCATGACTACAA CTCTGAGGATGCTTCAGGcttttttgtttcattactTTTTGGTCTTGGCCCTTTACTTGGAGGAATTATTTTGGTTGTATTTGCTCTTGCTTTGCGTCTTCAGCATGCTCTCCTCATGGGCACCGCATGCGGTATTGCCTTTGTTCTCGGTGCTTGGCGACCGGTGCAGCTTATTTTGTCTTCAAAATTGGGACTTTTCCCTGTTTTGTTACTCCTTGCAATGGGGgctgctttcatccatgtttcaTCATCTGGTGTATTGAAGGTGGCAGCATCCAAGAAAGCCTCAGTCAATGACTTACCTACACTCACCGGCTTCCCACTCAGTGTTCACACCCTTCAATCATTCATATCATGTGGTGCAGTTGCGTTTCACGCATTGGCTGAAGGACTTGCATTGGGAGTGGCTGCACCAAAAGCATATGGGCTCGGTCGTCACATGGTCCTTCCAGTCTCTCTACATGGGCTTCCTCGAGGTGCAGCTGTGGCTAGCTGTATATTTGGAGCCACTGATAGCTGGCACGGTTCTCTAGCAACAGCTGCCATAATTGGATTCATGGGACCAATATCAGCAATAGGAGCTATTCTTACTGGTATTGACTATAGTGGTCTTGATCACATAATGGTTCTTGCCTGTGGTGGATTGATACCTAGCTTTGGAAATGTAGTAAAGAGAGCTCTAAGTTTGGACAAGAGGAAAAGCACCTGTGGCCTCATCATGGGTATTGGGTTTGCTACTTTATGTCTAACATTCACTAGGTTGGTTTGCTTACATACACCTTACTGCAATTCTGCACCAGAGGCTGTCAGATAA
- the LOC114396783 gene encoding probable LRR receptor-like serine/threonine-protein kinase At1g06840, translating to MPALRIHGYALAVSFCLITFIAASLPTDPSEVDALIEIKNSLIDPKNNLKNWNKGDPCAANWTGVWCFDQKGDDGYFHVREIYLMTMNLSGSLSPQLGQLSHLEILNFMWNDLTGTIPKEIGNIKSLKLLLLNGNKLSGSLPDELGNLPNLNRFQVDENQLSGPIPESFANMTNIRHLHLNNNSFSGELPSTLSKLSNLIHLLVDNNNLSGHLPPEYSMLDELAILQLDNNDFSGSEIPSTYANLTRLVKLSLRNCSLQGAIPDFSSISKLTYLDLSWNQITGPIPSNKVADNMTTFDLSNNRLNGSIPHFFYPHLQKLSLANNLLSGSIPASIWQNMSFSAKDKLTIDLQNNSFSDVLGNLTPPENVTLRLSGNPICKNSNIQSIGQYCGPEADNKAAQDSTLSTFCPVQSCPVDDFYEYAPSSPVPCFCAAPLRIGYRLKSPSFSYFAPYRSSFEDYITRSLDLDLYQLSIDSVAWEEGPRLRMYLKLFPSYNDSGSSMFNESEVHRIKGIYSSWHFPRTDFFGPYELLNFTLLGPYANLNVDSKKKKNNVGIKISAVIAAVACALAISAIIILLISKRNMKYQKKISRKRMSTNVSIKIDGMKAFTYKELAIATNKFNISTKVGQGGYGNVYKGILSDETFVAVKRAEEGSLQGQKEFLTEIELLSRLHHRNLVSLIGYCNEKEEQMLVYEFMPNGTLRDWISGKSRKTKGSLNFSMRLRIAMGAAKGILYLHTEANPPIFHRDIKASNILLDSKFTAKVADFGLSRLVPDLYEEGTGPKYVSTVVKGTPGYLDPEYLLTHKLTDKCDVYSLGIVYLELLTGMQPISHGKNIVREVNTARQSGTIYSIIDSRMGLYPSDCLDKFLTLALRCCQDNPEERPSMLDVVRELEDIITMLPEPETLFSDVSLLNSGNIAPPSSATTSTSNVTREEQHMSSYVSGSDLVSDVIPTVVPR from the exons ATGCCGGCTCTGAGAATTCATGGATATGCCTTGGCTGTTTCGTTTTGTCTTATCACCTTCATAGCAGCCTCACTACCAACAGACCCTTCAGAAG ttGATGCCCTGATAGAGATCAAGAATAGTTTGATTGATCCTAAGAACAATCTTAAGAACTGGAATAAAGGAGATCCATGTGCAGCAAACTGGACTGGTGTTTGGTGTTTTGATCAGAAGGGGGATGATGGGTACTTCCATGTTCGTGAGAT CTACTTAATGACAATGAATCTCTCGGGAAGTCTATCACCACAGCTTGGACAGCTATCCCATCTTGAGATACT GAATTTCATGTGGAACGACTTGACAGGCACAATACCAAAGGAGATTGGAAATATTAAATCATTGAAACTCTT GCTCCTGAATGGGAATAAGTTATCTGGTAGTTTACCGGATGAGCTTGGCAACCTTCCAAATTTGAATAGATTCCAAGTAGACGAAAACCAATTGTCAGGTCCTATACCAGAGTCATTTGCCAACATGACCAATATTAGACACCT TCACTTGAACAACAACTCATTTAGTGGTGAACTTCCATCCACACTGTCAAAGCTATCAAATCTTATACACTT GCTTGTGGACAACAATAATTTATCAGGCCATCTTCCACCAGAATACTCCATGTTAGATGAATTGGCAATACT CCAGCTTGATAACAACGATTTCAGTGGGAGTGAAATTCCTTCTACCTATGCAAACCTAACCAGGCTAGTGAAATT AAGTCTACGAAACTGTAGTCTGCAAGGAGCTATTCCTGATTTCAGTTCAATATCCAAGCTTACCTATTT AGATCTTAGCTGGAATCAGATCACTGGACCCATACCATCAAATAAAGTGGCAGACAATATGACAACTTT TGATCTGTCTAATAATCGTCTCAATGGATCCATTCCTCACTTCTTTTATCCTCATCTTCAAAAATT GTCACTTGCAAACAATTTACTGTCTGGGTCTATCCCTGCTAGCATATGGCAGAACATGTCCTTCAGTGCGAAAGATAAACTTACAAT TGATCTCCAGAACAACTCATTTTCAGATGTTTTGGGAAACCTGACCCCCCCGGAAAATGTTACCTTGAG GCTTTCTGGTAATCCTATCTGCAAGAATTCTAACATACAAAGTATTGGTCAATATTGTGGACCTGAAGCAGATAATAAGGCAGCCCAAGATTCAACACTCTCAACTTTCTGTCCAGTTCAATCTTGTCCAGTGGATGACTTTTATGAATATGCCCCCTCTTCTCCAGTTCCCTGCTTTTGTGCAGCACCTCTGAGAATTGGATACAGGCTGAAAAGTCCAAGTTTTTCTTACTTTGCTCCCTATAGAAGTAGTTTTGAAGACTATATAACTAGGTCCTTAGACTTAGATCTCTATCAACTATCAATAGATTCAGTTGCTTGGGAAGAGGGAcctcgtcttagaatgtatttgaAACTCTTCCCTTCCTATAATGATTCCGGTTCTAGTATGTTCAATGAAAGTGAGGTCCATCGCATTAAAGGCATATATTCATCATGGCACTTTCCTCGCACTGATTTTTTTGGACCATATGAACTGCTGAACTTCACTCTTCTTGGACCTTATGCAAATT TAAATGTTgattcaaagaagaaaaagaataatgtGGGCATAAAAATTTCTGCTGTGATAGCAGCTGTTGCTTGTGCTTTAGCAATATCTGCAATAATCATTCTCCTGAtttctaaaagaaatatgaaatacCAGAAGAAGATTTCCAGGAAACGAATGT CTACTAATGTATCTATCAAAATAGATGGCATGAAAGCATTTACTTACAAAGAACTGGCTATTGCTACCAACAAATTTAATATCTCAACTAAAGTTGGCCAAGGAGGTTATGGGAATGTCTATAAAGGCATTTTATCTGATGAAACTTTTGTGGCTGTTAAGAGAGCAGAAGAAGGTTCCTTACAAGGACAAAAGGAGTTTCTGACTGAAATTGAGCTTTTGTCAAGGTTACACCATCGAAATCTTGTCTCGCTGATTGGATACTGTAATGAAAAAGAGGAACAG ATGCTGGTTTATGAATTCATGCCCAATGGAACCCTTAGGGACTGGATATCTG GTAAAAGTAGAAAAACCAAGGGAAGCCTAAATTTTAGTATGAGGTTGAGAATTGCAATGGGAGCAGCCAAAGGCATACTGTATCTGCATACAGAGGCTAACCCTCCTATATTCCACAGAGATATTAAAGCCAGTAACATTCTTCTGGACTCCAAGTTTACAGCTAAAGTGGCCGATTTTGGATTGTCACGGCTTGTACCAGACTTATATGAAGAAGGAACTGGTCCTAAATATGTGTCAACAGTTGTGAAAGGAACTCCA GGTTATCTAGACCCAGAATATTTGTTGACTCATAAGCTGACTGACAAATGTGATGTCTATAGCCTGGGAATTGTGTATCTGGAGCTTTTGACAGGCATGCAACCAATATCACATGGGAAAAACATTGTCCGCGAg GTTAATACGGCTCGTCAATCTGGTACAATATATTCCATAATAGACAGCAGAATGGGGTTATATCCATCTGATTGTTTGGACAAGTTTTTAACTCTGGCCCTCAGATGTTGCCAAGACAATCCAGAGGAGAGACCATCAATGCTAGATGTGGTGAGAGAACTGGAAGATATCATTACAATGTTGCCTGAACCTGAAACTCTTTTCTCAGATGTTAGCTTACTCAATTCTGGTAACATAGCACCCCCATCATCTgcaacaacatcaacatcaaatGTGACAAGGGAGGAGCAACACATGTCCTCATATGTTTCAGGAAGTGATCTTGTCAGTGATGTCATTCCCACCGTTGTTCCTCGCTGA